AGCGGCCTATTTCAACATTTTAGCTTATCTTCGCTTTCTAAAACACATGTtggagtattttttttattattattattttcatagCAGTGTTCGTTGTAAATTACAACATCtttcttgtaaatttttgaaattttttgaatatTTAAAGTGCTGGAAATAGAATTTTTGATATTTCTTGATATTCCGGTTACCACGCATGTtcgaaaaaatacaaactttttttcaatattgtaaattatttagaattttttgaaattttgcaGGATATATATTGTAATTACAATGAACACCACcgtaaaaaaattgaaaaaaaaaatactccaACACGTATTTTCGGAAGTAGAGATTGATTAAGAGTTTGAAATAAGAGGTTTTCTCTATATAATATATTAGAAAAACACTCAATTAGGAAAGTTTTCTTTCTCATTATTGTGTACATATTTAATTAGCTTTATTGATTTAGACCATTTATGTATATATAGTGCTATAAATTTAGCACaaaacaattaataaataatatatatgataCAACTTATATAACTGTACTATATATATGCAAATTATAATGTAAAACTGAAtcttcatttaatatttattgaaatatatataaaatatttaatgtcaataataaataagataccaaaataataacaaaataataattgatGGTAAATTAAATAGTTATTAAAAAAGTAATTATTTATTGTTGATCTAAATTTAGCACAATTTTTAGTATATGTCAAATTTGTCACAATTTTTAGcacacaattatacaattatagtAGCTTTTCTTTGAAGCATGCTATATATATTTTACTATGTATAAGAGATTTGTCACTCTCTATTGAAGATGCTATTATACATGTCATCAAGGTGACAAAgctataatattaataatttagaTAGTAATTATAATCCAGGCTCTAGATGTACTTATTCCCAATAGACAAAATGACTAGTTGGTTTAGTTACATATGTATAGTGAATTTTGTATGATCTCATATTAAGTATTAATATATACATACACAGATAGAAAAGAGAAATTTGTATTCATAATAGCATACTAATCAAGATGATGTGTATCACTATATGTTTTTCTATTACATGTTTGAAAATAATTTAGGAAATATTAAGAACAAAGACAATAGTGCATATTATGATCACTAATGACATTgccattaaaaaaaatcattttcaagCAATAATTATGTTCATCACATTGAAACTTAGCTAAGTGTATATTTAAAGGTACTCTAAACTAAATCAAATCTAATTAGTAGAAACTGGATGTCCAATTATAAATGAACTGTATGTTAAAAGTTAGATGTAAATGCCATCGTCCAAAATTTAATTGCAACATATACACTATTTTATATATAGGAGAACACTTGATTAAAAGAAAtacaattaatatttaatatcatgttatcaattaatatataataacatCATCATCACAACAATTTtataacaataattaattattaattaaactattgtTTTATGGTTGAATGAGTTCCCAAAAATATAATATACAACCCTTTATATGCATGTGTGTGCACACAAAATATATTCATATCTGTAAATAAACTCTTacaatagaaaaagaaaaaaagaagaagaagaagatattaTTGCAAGAAGCATTTTAGGGAAGAAATGGGCGCCAATAATATTATAGCAAAAGGAAAATAAGTACGTGAAGGCATAGGAGACTGAAGTTACATTCGTACACGTGTCAAACTATCAAGTGTGGTAGCCAGCTGGATGGTCCCACTTAGATTCTTGAACAAGGAACCATATCCCAATTATTACCGTACACAACTGCACATACTATTATTCTCTCGGGGCTGTAGAGTGTAGTAGTACAAGTACCCTTGTCAAGTTCTTTTCTCGCGATTCATTGACCCAAAATACCATATAACAATTAGCAAATTTTAAAACATTAATAATTATTGATTTTGTTACCGGCAAATGGAAGTTACCTCTAACGAAATAGGGAAAGTCGCTGCCGGTATTTTACGAGACACCCGCGCTAAAAGGCcgttaaatatattttctacttTACTGCGTTTTTACCGGGTATTGCCGGTTaaagtttatttttcttattataattataatactaAAATATGGTTTATCACTATAAAAATATTATTCTCcgtgcttttctttttcttgtacgCAAGAACACTCCTCCGCTAATACACTGTTGTACACCGGCCACAAATCCCCAACGAGGAAGAcaattttaaaatgtttttttttgaaagaaaaacttGAGATAacaaaaagtcaatttttttttaataaaactggCTGTTGAATAAATTGTATCTTGCCACGTGGATATATGAGTTTTTTGTGAGTTTCTAGCCAATTAAGAATGGTGTGATGGTAACTGCATTTGCTTTTGGAAGAGTGCATGCAAATTTTTGGTGCTGCTTTCTTAAAAAAGTTAAAACACTTCTAAATTCTAATTGGCTAAACTTGTCGTTTGGTGctactaacttttttttttcctttcaattTTACTATAATTTAGAAAAGCAGTCACTCACTACAATAAGTTAATCAATCTTGAACCTTCCTAACAACCGATAACATTTTCTATTGCAAAACATAGTTCACTTTTTTTAAATGAGGAAGGGACTATCTTAGCTAACCTGAAACTACCAATGTTCAATATAATTAATCGCATATAAAACTTTATAATGTGATAAGTCCATGATTTAGGTTTGTTAGAGTTATTTGGTAAATAGTATCTTTTAAGTGTACGTGGAAGAATAAACAAGTTCGTCTTCTATATTACATCTATCATtcagttttattttattattattttgttatgtttCATAACCTAATTAAGAAGATGTAAGCTAATATATGAAAGAAAAGCTACTAATCTGACCATGAATGTATGGAAAGTCCATGCTTCTGTGTGTCATATAAGCATGTTCTGTAAAGGAAAACAGAATGATACCAAGTGAGAAAATGTGTGTATatttccactaatacccctttaTGACACTGTTGGTTTACTTTCTAATCCCTACAAGGTCAAGCTCAGCTTAGCCAACTTCTTCTCATGTGGATCTATATAAACCCACTTCTCTCATTCTTTTTCCCCCACACCTAAACCATCTCCTCTCTTATTTTTGTAGCATATCTTTCTCTTTCTCACACACACTTCAAACccatcactctctctctctctcgctcttaAAAAACAAGCAAGAGAGAACAACCCCACCCCAAAAAGAACCATGCCTGAAGCTCCAAACAATTTGTCAAAACAAAGAGACGAGTACTACAACCTCGAAGAGAAGAACACCAAGGCCCTCGAGTTTATCGAAGATGTCACTTCAAACGCTGATGAAGTGCAAAAGCGTGTCCTCGCTGAAATTCTCTCTCGCAATGCCCATGTCGAGTACTTGAGGCGTCATGGCCTTAATGGCCGCACTGACCGTGAGACCTTCAAAAAGGTCATCCCCGTCATTACCTATGAGGACATCCAACCTGATATCAATCGTATAGCCAATGGTGATACCTCACCAATCCTCTGTTCCAAGCCCATTTCAGAGTTCTTGACAAGGTCCTTATCCATTCATGCACAAATATATTAAGTCACCAGATTTTCGAGCTTTGTATCTTCTTATCTCTTTTTAAGATTGTTTTTGCTAATGGGTTTTCATTCTTATCTCTTTTTGTTTTGTGGCATATATAGACAAACACAAAACTACACTTTTCTCATAAGGACTAGATTTTTGGAGTTTTGAATCATATGAAGCTGTTCTTAATATTGTTTTGGCTAATGGATTCTCACTTTTTGTGATACAAACAGCTCTGGCACATCAGGTGGAGAGAGAAAATTGATGCCAACAATTGAGGAAGAAATGGGAAGAAGGTCACTGCTTTATAGCCTGTTAATGCCTGTACTAAGCCAATACATCCGTAACTTAGAAAAAGGCAAAGGAATGTACTTTTTGTTCATAAAATCCGAATCCAAGACTCCCGGGGGCCTGGTGGCTCGACCCGTCCTAACCAGCTACTACAAAAGTAGCCATTTCACTGAGAGACCATACGACCCTTACACCAACTACACAAGCCCAAACGAAACCATTCTCTGCTCTGACTCTTACCAAAGCATGTACTCCCAACTCCTCTGTGGGCTCTGCCAAAACGAGGAGGTCGTTCGGGTTGGGGCGGTGTTCGCCTCAGGTTTCATAAGGGCCATCCGGTTCTTGGAGAAGCATTGGCCGGTTGTCTGCGATGACATCCGAACAGGGACACTGAACCCACAAATCACTGACCCCACGGTCCGTGAAGCCGTGGGAAGAATCCTCAACCGGCCAGACCCAAAACTGGCGGATTTCATTGAAACGGAGTGTCGTAAGGAGTCGTGGGAAGGGATTATAACTAGGCTATGGCCCAACACCAAGTATGTGGATGTTATTGTGACTGGGACCATGTCACAGTACATCCCAACGCTTGATTACTACAGCAATGAGCTCCCTCTGGTCTGCACTATGTACGCTTCTTCAGAGTGCTACTTTGGTGTCAATCTTAACCCACTTAGCAAGCCCATCGATGTTTCCTACACCTTAATTCCAACCATGGCCTACTTTGAATTCCTGCCGGTCCATAGGAACAATTTTAATGGGGTCACCACTAACTCTCTCCCTGTGGCTAAATCCCAGCTCACTGAGAAAGAACAGCTTGAACTCGTGGATCTTGTTGACGTCAAACTTGGCCAAGAATATGAACTAGTTGTCACCACTTATGCAGGTaaacgaaaaaaaaaaacattaattttttttaatgaattatAAAATCTGGGTTTTGTTTAATATTTCATAATCTGATCTGGGTTTATGTTATTTTCGAAGGACTTTATCGGTACAGAGTTGGTGATGTGCTCAAAGTGGCTGGTTTTAAGAACAAGGCACCTCAATTTAACTTCATATGTAGAAAGAATGTCGTTTTGAGCATTGACTCGGACAAGACCGATGAGGTTGAGCTTCAAAATGCGGTTAAGAACGCGGTGAACCATTTGGTGCCGTTTGTCGCAACTGTGTCTGAGTACACTAGCTATGCTGACACGACAACAATTCCAGGTCACTACGTGCTCTTTTGGGAACTTAGTCTAAAAGGCTCAACCTCTATTCCTCCTTCGGTTTTTGAAGACTGTTGTTTTACTATTGAGGAGTCTCTCAATAGTGTTTACCGCCAAGGTCGTGCCTCAGACAAGTCAATTGGTCCTCTAGAGATTAAGATCGTTGAGCCTGGTACTTTTGATAAGCTCATGGATTATGCTATAAGTTTAGGGGCTTCCATTAATCAGTACAAGACACCCCGTTGTGTTAAGTTTGCACCCATTGTTGAGCTGTTGAACTCGAGGGTGGTCTCCCAATATTTTAGCCCCAAGTGCCCAAAATGGGTGGCGGGACACAAACAATGGTGCAATAGCCATGATCAATGAAAACTTTGGGGGCCAAATACCAATGCTAGGCTCTTCATGTAGTAGTAGCTCAATCGCTCGGTCCTTTCATGGAGATGTACAAGAACTGTTTTTGTGGTCTTTCTCTTTCTAgggacaaaaaaaaaagttaattattaCCCTTATTCTAGGTTAACACCatgtttaattttatgtttactttctttttaaatttttttagttGTTTGTTTAATATGCATAGAGACTTTGAATTAGTCCATGTACAAAAACAGTTCCACTTTCATGGAAGCTTAATCTTCTTTTTGCACTATCTACTTTAGTTATATTGTCTCTATTTAATTAGCGGTTCTTTCTAGCAATAATCattacatttttatgggattttgATTCTTAAATCCAGCCAGGAATCCTGCCCACTTAAGTCTCATGGCCTTATTTACTAAAACGGCAATAAGAAAGCCAACCAACCCACCCTTGTGAActccttcctttctttttctaTGATTTTCAAGAAAAGGACACCAACTTTTCCCTTAGTTCTATAGTAAATAAGATGACTAAAGaacaattattattataaaaatcctACTTATAAACTAATCATATTGTTCCAGACTTGTCTGCGAGGCACATTAAGTGGCGGaaggaaaaatatataaatatatttatatatatctctACATAACCTCATCATGTTAGCATGGAAAAGTCAAAGATCtattaaacaaaacaaaatgtTATCAACTTACACTGTGTTCAATTTTTGTGCACCTTTTAGCCAAACTTAAATTTGGGGGCGCCACAATCACATGATACAGCTTGTGTgcacaaattatttatttcaggtcctttctcctttttttttttgttgaaaagatctctttttctttttatcaaATTTTCCCCTTGAAAGTGAGTTTATTACGGTGATGCGTATAATTTTATTAGCCAGAAACAGGCAACAAAGCAGTCAAAAGACAAACAACTGTTCCTATGTGGACAGATGAGGTAGAATCAGAAAATGTTCCCTCTTTGCCACTCTAAACTGACAAACTGaaacaatttttattatttaagaaaaaaaaggaaaatatatgtatttttctGAGTACACCGGACAAAATTATAGTTTTCCACAAACGaacaaataaattaaaagagaGACAAAAATTTCAGGGATTTCAGGggctaaatatatatttttttaaaaagctgatttttttttttcagagcTCAGCTGAAGAAGATAAGGTTATTTTCTTGTCATATTTTGGTGATTTTTATTACTTTGTTTTTAATGTCCATACTGATTTTGTTGAAGCACAGAAAAAGTAACCCTGGTCCATCCTATAccttctcaaaaaaaaaaaaaaaaaaagttttgttTCTCTGATGTATGTGATGTGTAGTACGGACAACAAGTGACCTCAACCAACATAAGTGTAAATTATTAGTGACTTTTTAACTCACACCCCACCACACACTACCAAAAGTAAGTTAATTCATGCCTAAGCATAAGTTAAGTAATTCATGCTTACTTTGTTTGTAGCTAGAAATTTAGTGATCATTTACTacatatcataaatatatttcattaagagagagagaaaggagacCCAAAATGTGAGGTGAGCTTAGAGGGTATACTATAGGTATAACCTTATCCACTTTATAAATGCACCTATATTAATACCCTATATGCTATTTATTTCCATGGGCAGATATGAtgctttaataaataaataaataaaataaaagaggacATCATATATGTATAATGCTGGTTGATTAGACTTCACCATGTCTTGACTGATGACAAAGGCTCATTAAATTAATGGATAGGCTTATGTGGTCCACAAGTCATTTTAAGTAACTTCAACttcatatacaaatatatatgatTAATAAGTTGATCATGGAAAGAGTTGATAGCACCTGAAGACTTTAATGAAGTGAGGCATGCAATTTGCTTTGGATAGCTAAACCCCAAATGGAGGACCATCTCTTACTACACTCTCTATGATCAGCTAAGTTGGAAGCTAATTAATTCGTCTTgttgaaaatgaagaagaaatctcTTTTAAAAAGTGGAGAAAATATTATCCAAATTAATAGGTGCAAAATGGTCTAGGGAAATATCTTTTAGTTAGCTACCCAAAATTTGAACCCAAGAAGGTAAGAATTCTAAAACACATACATACATTTATGTGTGGTTATTTTGGTACGTACGTAGCTCAAAAGACTTGAAAATATTTTATatctatttatataaatatatatatatatatatttatatttgtacaCACATGGATAAACACTTATTACTATGATATTGACTATTGAGTAACCATATAAAGCAAAATATACAGCTCTCTTTTAAGTTagcttatttattttatatttcaaaatacatcttaaaaaatttacttttattttttatttttacattatatcacacaataatttctctatttttattttatttctaaataTTTGAGAAGAGTATAATTGTTTTGCATAGTTTTTACTTATATTATTAACACTAAAAAAATTAGTTAccgtttgaatattataatttaaaataattttttaaataataaaagatcttttaatatatttatttatttatattaattataatatagatAAAATAGGAAATCTAtgaataaaatatgaaatatagaATGATTAAAACTCAAATAAAAATTTTCAAGAGCTTCGTCAAgcaaatacatatttttatttccttaaaaaaAGTGTTTTTAAGTTTTGTTTGGATCTTAAATTTTATAATGATGCACTTTTAATGTATACTTTACTCCCTCCTTCAAAATATATCAACAAAATCATACATTTTCTATTTTACATCAAATATTTATATTACATTATATATtaatttctctattttttctctatattttctttacatcattatatatatttttatacattaaaatactaaaaaatgagagagagaaagaaaaaagaataaaatataattaaaatggaaatagaaagaaagaaaaaataataatatatttttagctCAGTAAATAGTTGTTTCTAAATATAGAGTAGTAGTATTCATTAAGgtagaaaagaaaatataaaatagCTCAAGCTTAGCTCACTCATTGTAAATTCATTTTTACAATTTTGTCTCTATATTTTTTAGAATAAGTTATTTTACCTCATTCATTCTGAGTGCTTATTTTATGAGGGAAAAGAGTAGAAGAAACATggagaaaaatattattttaaaattttattaaagatttttttttcttttgaatatatttataattgttttaaattttataaaactaTACTATATTTGAGTTTAATTTTTTCtctagaaaaataattttcaatttttttgttccaatctaaatatgagaaaataatatcttttagaatgtagtttttttttctctcctAAAATCTAAGATTGGCCAAACAAACATCCAAGCAGTTTAAAAGTTTATCAAAATACTCTTAAAAGTAGCTTTAAGCTTTAGAAGAGCTTTAAAAGCCATACCGAGCATACCCACTATAGCAAAAGGTAAAAAATAAGAGAGTAAATGATGGAACCTCTATTTAAGTGCATTTTTTTCCAATATTTTGAAAGTGTCTATTTTACATCCTCCATTGAGTGCTATTTGTATTAGGGCATAAGTTGCCAAATGAATTGAATTGAAGACAGTggcaagagtttttttttttctttgaaaatgtTATGTGAGAAagagtaaaaatatatatatattttaacggTTTTGACAATATTTATTGTTGCCTGCGCTAAAAATGCTCTTAAAGTTCCACTCCCTTTCACTTCTTGTTTCATTAAAAATATACTGATTCAGTATATCTGTATATATTTCttgattaaaaaataataatgagaATATGTCCATATCCACTAGTTAATTTGGTttccttattattattttttgaaggACACGAATGGGTATTATGCATTGTTTTTGTTCCACTTAcagtaatttaattaattataaatcaaGTTTGAGCCAACAAGACATAAACAGGATAACATGGGGACTGTATCTAGCATAACAAGAAATAGTTTATTATTCATGGAGATACTTGTAATCAAATAGAGAATCAAACAAAAATACATTCAGTAATTAAATAACATTCAGTTATTTGACTTCCCatcaatattatattttatataaaacaaATTTGATTATGATTTCGTGTTGAAATAGTTTTCttacaatattaaaaaataaataaaaaaaacatccTTATATTATTCGTCTCAATTATAGATGAGACATGGACAATTAATAGATACACATACTTCCCAAGACAAAATCATGATGTGATCGACCTTGATAAACTTTTATATGGTCAGATGTTTTGGCCACAAATATTCTAAACACCTTCAATTCTATTCTTggcattattattatttatcattCACCTCTCAGTCATACCATAAATTAAGttatatttatcatttttttcttcttttctttattacaTAAACTAATTACTTACGTTGTCATAGGAAAGCTGTCATGTAATTAGAAATTGGTATAATTTCAAGAAATTATTCAATTTGGCGGTATTTATATCGATGTATAATTATACAGTAATTATGTAATTGGAAGTAATTAAAATGTATCAATTACACGCTCTAATTCTTAAAGCCATCTATAAAAATTGGATGTAATTACAATACGTAATTACTAATTATTATCTATTTTAaattgtatttattataaaatattattttttctgTGTAATTATTATCTGTTTTGCTAAATATGACAATAAGAATTCATAATTAGTCATCACTTGATATCCaaacacattttatattttaaattatagtaTAATTACTCAGATATGTAATGACTAGCCTATTAATTATACGACCTATAATTATACAGTTGTTATCAATCACGCCTTTATATTTTCATTAGTATTCATGTAGAAAAATATACTCATTCCTAAATTTGTACTCTAATGGAGAtaatttaaattgaaaataaTTTGATCATATTCAAAACTAATTTCATATAAATGAGatcaatatttttataattttacaaaatacacaaatatatattttaaagaatatataataatgaaataaaacaatatttatacAAGCAAAGGCGAagctaaaaaaattaattcaggTAGGGCAAACATATATAATTACGTTCAAAATTATGTATGGAAAAAATTACTTCTCATGCAGTAAAAATATTCTAGAAAATTTATGAGAGATCTTTATTTTAGAATAGTctattgttagtttattttttttatgtgtttttattttatattatttctaTTATGATGTCATATTTGTTAGTGAGCTATATAAGCTTATGAGTAGAATTGTAATGACAcattattgattattgatattttGAAAAAGGGTATTAAAAGAGTGCTTCTCctatttctgggttttctcttttgTTGCCATGGACTTGGCATGAGCTTTACTCATCCCATCCAATCTAATGTATCAACTTCGTCAGTATAATTATTGTTGTACCCGAAATTACGAGCTAAATATAAACTAGCTCTAGGTGCATAATTTTTACTCGCATATTCAAAGAAACATTTGAAAGCAGACATACATCCTTAATTAGCAATAAATGATTAAGCTGTGAGGAACCGCAAATTGAGGGGCCTAATATTAACCCAAATCGGCAAAGACATATTAAACTCATATACGACTCAACTCGTATATTTATCGAAGAGAAGTATCTTTGCTTTGTATTCGTGGCAGAAGTCGTACCTAATATTAAGCTTTCAGCTTAGGGAAACTAAAAAAGGGCATCACCTAGATTGCTTCTTACCCGAATCCCACAAACTTAGGGATCATTTCCTTAATTATAATTCAGATTGAATCAAAGAAATTACggaaaatataatgaattaattgtAACGTTAGACTAATATTTACATTTAATGCGTGGTATGTTGTAACAATTAGAAAGAGATTATTATCCTATTTCATTTTGGGAAACGCTAATTATTaatttcctctataaatagagatgatTAACACATTGTAAGATCGAAAAAGTACATGCAAAAACTTCTGTGCTCTAAACTCCAGAAAATCATTGagaaataatatagactcgtggactaggtaaattttaactactaaaccacgtaaaaatttctTATGCATAATTCTTTCTACTTTTTGTTgacgaaaaaccgtgtcaacagtttggtggtTTCATTAAGAGCATTAAAATTATTTCTACCATTAGTTTATTTCTTCCTAAAAAATAATACTGTTATGAAGTATGGTAATGATGACCAGACGCTCAGCCCAAGATGGAGACTCTGTCCTCCCCACTATCAAGGAGGAGTACGTGCCTGCAGTTGCTACTGGAGAAGGCAATTCACAGTGTGCTGAGAAGTGTCCTTAGATTAACTGTGGAAATAACCAACGAGAGGATGCATGGAGCTCATCTTCTCCCACAAGACCTAGTGAAAGCCTAAAGTAGTGTGGGCAAactcttaacacatgagatagaataCAAAAGGAAGAACAAAAGTGATGGACGACCAAGTATAAGATagggtgtttatggtttttttaTTCACTTACCAAAATAAATCAATTCACTGCTTCAATTTCTTAACCTTTAACCCTAGTCATCACACTCTATATATAAGAAAACCCTAAGGCACTAACTGAATCACTTAACCacagtttaattaattaaattaattaaaataataatgaaataaaAGCTAACCCTAGCCACCCGACCTATAGTGGAGGCTAGGTCACTACTTTACCAAATTTgaattttcaaatatttaaattgaaattgaaatttttatttaattattttttattaatattaacactAATTTGTCAATATTAATAAATCTACCTTAAAGATCAAAATTTTTTTCTTTAGCCCAAAATTCTTAAATCATGAAAATATCaataaattgacctagtcaacttgaTATTCataattgatagttaaatcaattTTTTGTGACTATTAGACTTGATTTAATTAAAGATGACGCGTGGACCATGGATTCAGGAATACAAACTACAATATGTTTCTGTGAGTctatttattaaataaactatCTCAAAACTTATTAATTATGAATGACTCCATTATAGACTCAAAATTGAACTCTTAATTCATATAATGTATTTTCCATAGTGTAAAtatattatccattgttataatcattGTGAACCCTGAGACTTTTTCAGGTTGAAAAAGTCAAATATGAGaggaaaaaaatataataataattaattaatttaaattatatattttgatttttttttccttttcttctcccTCCCGACcatttctctttcttcttcttcttcttcttcttattccaTGCTTTCCTTTCGGCAAACCGCGGCAAGGCACCAGACCCAGCCACCACTGCCCACCATTTCTGACACGTGCCGGTACTACAGCTTCCCCGACCAGCGACGACAGCAACCCCAAAGTTTGGTGACCATCGGAGCAAGGACGCGCCTGTACGGCCACTTCGGAGTTTTGCCGTCGAAAGTTTGGGGTGGCTTTTCGACGAACTCCGACCATCGTTCGGCGAGTGGGTGGTACCGTTGGAATCAGTATCGTGAGAGGATCGTCGCCCACTAAGTCAATCTGGTCAACTCACCATTTTTCTCCGCgtgagattttgggtatcttcccccctttggaagcattttccggcgacaccggaggtcatttgggcgaaggagctgtactttcatgatgtactcatcgagaggatcttttgatatatgccatgcatatattcgtcgacGTATCCGGTACCGCCACCAACCACTATTGTacaccgcttgggtgaggttctagaacttgaaattttaaatatggtcatattatatgtcattagacacgattttgaataaggaatgctatgatgataatcgtttgctcatttggtgcatgtaggaaaaacgtgatattaaaatcaggttaaatcattctaagatcaTTGTTAAGCTTAGGAGTGTCGCTTTGGGCTCTGATTAAAttctaaagaggtagggactcaactagactattgaacttattttactcgtattaaaTTGCATTCAACATATTCCAATATTTGAGATTTATAAAATGGTtgaaaatttaaaaacttaacctgcatgttttctgatctgttctgagggcactgagtgccaaatatatatttttgttcacttatttatgcaggttatgatttttgggtttattcaa
The Humulus lupulus chromosome 6, drHumLupu1.1, whole genome shotgun sequence DNA segment above includes these coding regions:
- the LOC133782544 gene encoding indole-3-acetic acid-amido synthetase GH3.6, coding for MPEAPNNLSKQRDEYYNLEEKNTKALEFIEDVTSNADEVQKRVLAEILSRNAHVEYLRRHGLNGRTDRETFKKVIPVITYEDIQPDINRIANGDTSPILCSKPISEFLTSSGTSGGERKLMPTIEEEMGRRSLLYSLLMPVLSQYIRNLEKGKGMYFLFIKSESKTPGGLVARPVLTSYYKSSHFTERPYDPYTNYTSPNETILCSDSYQSMYSQLLCGLCQNEEVVRVGAVFASGFIRAIRFLEKHWPVVCDDIRTGTLNPQITDPTVREAVGRILNRPDPKLADFIETECRKESWEGIITRLWPNTKYVDVIVTGTMSQYIPTLDYYSNELPLVCTMYASSECYFGVNLNPLSKPIDVSYTLIPTMAYFEFLPVHRNNFNGVTTNSLPVAKSQLTEKEQLELVDLVDVKLGQEYELVVTTYAGLYRYRVGDVLKVAGFKNKAPQFNFICRKNVVLSIDSDKTDEVELQNAVKNAVNHLVPFVATVSEYTSYADTTTIPGHYVLFWELSLKGSTSIPPSVFEDCCFTIEESLNSVYRQGRASDKSIGPLEIKIVEPGTFDKLMDYAISLGASINQYKTPRCVKFAPIVELLNSRVVSQYFSPKCPKWVAGHKQWCNSHDQ